The following are encoded in a window of Pseudomonadota bacterium genomic DNA:
- a CDS encoding SDR family NAD(P)-dependent oxidoreductase, with protein MIDYSGKVVIVTGGSRGIGKGCVRVFAQAGAKVVFCSRSTQEGERVAQEVTDAGPGQAIFWRCDMSNEQEIRALIRRTVEVCGGLDCLINNAGWHPPHKPIDEFSVTDFQDLLNLNIVSMFVACQEALPHLRKSRGNIINMSSLVGSMGQLHAVTYVATKGAITAFTKALAIDEAAHHVRVNSVSPGNIYTPLWQEAIDAAPDPAKCRADGDAAQLLGRMGTIEETGKLCLFLAADATFTTGVDHIQSGGAELSYGRKTRVA; from the coding sequence ATGATTGATTACTCAGGCAAAGTAGTGATTGTGACGGGCGGCAGCCGTGGGATCGGCAAGGGCTGTGTGAGGGTCTTTGCCCAGGCGGGGGCCAAGGTGGTTTTCTGCTCCCGCTCCACGCAAGAGGGCGAGCGGGTCGCGCAAGAAGTTACCGATGCAGGTCCGGGCCAGGCCATCTTCTGGCGCTGCGACATGAGCAACGAGCAGGAGATTCGTGCCTTGATACGGCGCACGGTGGAGGTCTGCGGAGGTCTGGACTGCCTGATCAACAACGCGGGCTGGCATCCGCCGCACAAGCCCATCGACGAATTCTCGGTCACGGACTTTCAGGATCTACTGAACCTGAATATCGTAAGCATGTTCGTGGCCTGCCAGGAGGCGCTGCCCCACCTGCGCAAGAGCCGCGGCAACATCATCAATATGTCCAGCCTGGTGGGCAGCATGGGGCAGCTGCATGCCGTGACGTACGTGGCGACCAAAGGAGCCATCACGGCCTTCACCAAGGCCCTCGCCATCGACGAGGCCGCCCACCACGTACGGGTCAACTCCGTGTCCCCGGGCAATATCTACACGCCGCTGTGGCAAGAGGCCATCGATGCCGCACCCGACCCGGCCAAGTGCCGGGCCGACGGAGACGCGGCCCAGCTGCTCGGACGCATGGGTACCATCGAGGAGACCGGCAAGCTCTGCCTCTTTTTGGCGGCCGATGCCACGTTCACAACCGGCGTGGACCACATCCAGAGCGGCGGTGCCGAGCTCTCCTACGGGCGCAAGACGCGCGTCGCGTGA